One window of the Rosa rugosa chromosome 3, drRosRugo1.1, whole genome shotgun sequence genome contains the following:
- the LOC133738811 gene encoding pentatricopeptide repeat-containing protein At4g38150 — protein MPSFTKHIFSTISNPIGHSSQASISASSLIKLRRFSSGTDRGREMEAPEKQPPEPIPNRPLRGQRPSNPRANVDRRRESHPNVERRRENPNPPLQDSSFLEKLKMGLDKSKREKPQEPAEEPPPLQQPPEEANEIFKKMKETGLIPNAVAMLDGLCKDGLVQEAMKLFGSMREKGTIPEVVIYTAVVEGFCKAQKPEDAKRIFRKMQSNGIVPNAFSYNVLVQGLCRCDKLEDAAEFCGEMLEAGHSPNVTTFVGLVDGVCKESGVEEAGSVIGKLKQKGYMVNEKAVREFLDKRATFSPMVWEAIFGKNHPKKPF, from the coding sequence ATGCCATCGTTTACGAAGCACATCTTCTCCACAATTTCCAACCCTATTGGCCATTCATCTCAGGCCTCCATTTCCGCTAGCTCGTTGATTAAACTACGTCGTTTTAGCTCCGGTACTGATCGTGGCCGTGAAATGGAAGCGCCGGAGAAACAACCGCCGGAGCCGATACCCAATAGGCCCTTAAGAGGGCAGCGACCATCGAATCCCCGGGCCAATGTTGATAGAAGGAGAGAGAGCCATCCCAATGTAGAAAGGAGGAGGGAGAACCCTAATCCGCCATTGCAGGACAGCAGTTTTCTTGAGAAGCTCAAGATGGGTCTTGACAAGTCGAAGAGAGAGAAGCCCCAGGAACCGGCGGAGGAGCCGCCGCCGCTGCAGCAGCCGCCGGAGGAGGCTAATGAGATATTCAAGAAGATGAAGGAGACGGGTCTGATTCCCAATGCAGTGGCCATGCTTGATGGGCTCTGCAAAGATGGGCTGGTCCAGGAGGCAATGAAGCTTTTCGGGTCGATGCGCGAAAAGGGTACTATTCCTGAGGTGGTGATATACACTGCTGTGGTGGAAGGGTTTTGCAAAGCCCAGAAGCCTGAAGATGCTAAGAGGATTTTCAGGAAGATGCAGAGCAATGGGATTGTTCCGAATGCGTTTAGTTACAATGTGTTGGTGCAGGGGTTGTGTAGGTGTGATAAGCTGGAGGATGCTGCTGAGTTCTGTGGCGAAATGTTGGAAGCCGGTCACTCGCCGAATGTGACTACTTTTGTGGGGTTGGTTGATGGGGTATGCAAGGAAAGTGGCGTGGAAGAAGCTGGAAGTGTGATTGGGAAGTTGAAGCAGAAGGGATATATGGTTAATGAGAAGGCTGTTAGAGAGTTTTTGGATAAAAGGGCAACATTTTCGCCAATGGTTTGGGAAGCTATCTTTGGGAAGAACCACCCAAAGAAACCTTTTTGA
- the LOC133738810 gene encoding transcription termination factor MTERF6, chloroplastic/mitochondrial has translation METSTTQNGSSSIMWFFRDKGFDDKSISEMFKKCKRLENVNRESASENWAYLASIGIQERKLPSVVSKCPKILTLGLHEKLVPTVECLTTLGTKPREVASAIAKFPHILSHSVEEKLCPLLAFFEAFGVPQKQLGKMILLNPRLISYSIETKLKDIVDFLADLGLARDGMIGKVLVKNPFIMGYSVDKRLRPTAEFLKSFGLTDQGIQTVAIHFPEVLCRDVDKILRPNFDFLKRSGFEDGQIAALVTGYPPILIKSIHNSLEPRIKFLVEVMGRRIDEVTDYPDFFRHGLKKKVERRHKLLKQTTTDCSLSEMLDCNQKKFLLKFGLA, from the coding sequence ATGGAAACTAGCACCACTCAGAATGGTAGTAGTAGTATCATGTGGTTCTTCAGGGATAAAGGGTTTGATGATAAGAGTATTAGTGAAATGTTCAAAAAATGCAAGCGTCTTGAGAATGTGAATAGGGAAAGTGCCTCTGAGAATTGGGCTTATCTGGCAAGTATTGGAATTCAAGAGAGGAAGCTACCTTCTGTTGTGTCGAAGTGCCCCAAGATACTTACTTTAGGTCTTCATGAGAAGCTTGTACCTACGGTCGAGTGCCTGACCACGCTTGGCACAAAACCGCGTGAAGTTGCGTCTGCCATTGCCAAATTCCCTCACATTCTGTCGCATAGTGTGGAAGAGAAGCTCTGTCCACTGTTGGCTTTCTTTGAGGCATTCGGTGTTCCTCAGAAGCAACTTGGCAAAATGATTTTGCTGAATCCTAGGCTCATCAGTTACAGCATTGAAACAAAGCTGAAGGACATTGTGGACTTTCTTGCTGATCTTGGCCTTGCCAGAGATGGGATGATTGGCAAAGTACTGGTGAAGAACCCATTTATCATGGGTTATAGTGTTGATAAAAGACTGCGGCCTACTGCAGAGTTTTTGAAATCCTTTGGTCTCACAGACCAGGGTATTCAGACAGTGGCAATACACTTTCCAGAAGTCCTGTGTAGGGATGTGGACAAGATTTTGAGACCCAATTTCGATTTTTTGAAAAGATCTGGATTTGAAGATGGGCAGATAGCAGCTCTGGTGACTGGTTATCCTCCCATTTTGATCAAAAGCATCCACAATTCTTTAGAACCCAGAATCAAGTTTTTGGTAGAGGTAATGGGAAGACGAATTGATGAAGTCACCGATTATCCTGACTTCTTTCGCCATGGTTTGAAGAAAAAAGTGGAGCGGCGACACAAACTGTTGAAACAGACGACGACTGATTGCAGCTTAAGTGAAATGCTGGACTGCAATCAAAAGAAGTTCCTATTGAAGTTTGGTTTGGCTTGA
- the LOC133736369 gene encoding RING-H2 finger protein ATL18-like yields the protein MICLMVSQSGLTMATIFFYTCFWIPFMQFKKALAGIISDVLFLTDIYKPEDHNTCCNVNQLSLPVARYQDLQAHCSTEKSGHTAETCSVCLVEFEDEDVVSQLSKCGHVFHMDCIEKWMERNHFTCPLCRSLFFNVNTCHVKCDDDFLPHSWQY from the coding sequence ATGATATGTCTAATGGTTTCTCAATCTGGTTTAACTATGGCCACCATTTTCTTCTACACCTGCTTTTGGATCCCATTTATGCAGTTCAAAAAAGCTCTAGCTGGAATaatcagtgatgttctgtttCTCACTGATATCTACAAGCCAGAGGATCATAATACTTGCTGCAATGTAAACCAGTTGAGTCTTCCTGTGGCTAGGTACCAGGATTTGCAGGCTCATTGTAGTACCGAAAAGAGTGGACACACTGCCGAAACCTGCTCAGTGTGCTTGGTGGAGTTTGAGGATGAAGATGTGGTGAGCCAATTGTCAAAGTGTGGCCATGTTTTCCACATGGATTGCATCGAGAAGTGGATGGAGAGAAATCACTTCACTTGTCCACTTTGCAGGTCCTTGTTTTTCAATGTGAATACTTGTCATGTAAAATGTGATGATGATTTTCTTCCACATTCTTGGCAATATTAG
- the LOC133738809 gene encoding probable L-type lectin-domain containing receptor kinase S.5 — protein sequence MVFSQRLSIIYFVFTFAIIFVASAADPRQFPFTTFSEKTDQSIFHFTGYSSIDQGALQLTPDSENAEVSYSNKSGRIMYHKPYTLWSSDNEDDDGVASFNSTFLINIYREKDWIAGEGFAFLIASDWNMPEQSYGQWLGLTNAATDGNATNHMVAIEFDTRKQDFDPDDNHIGLNINSVRSSKTVSLEPFDIEISPEVGTNYTVWVQYNGSSKVIEVYMAKRIINIPPVRPETPLMREPINLKQFLKQDSYFGFSGSTGSPAKQLNCVLEWNLVVHEFKTRKDMTLLKIGVPALVLLAVFGVNLGVGYVKKRKRTSLEESIVLGTLKRLPGMPREFKYKELKDATNNFHASMILGQGGFGVVYRGTLRDFDDANATNESAEIAVKQFSRDNIKGKDDFMAELTIIHRLRHKNLVRLVGWCYEKGKLLLVYDFMPNGSVDRHLYKASNQNTLNWEHRCKILAGVASALHYLQNEYDQKVVHRDLKASNILLDSEFNARLGDFGLARALEQERNSYAELELAGVAGTLGYVAPECFHTRKATPESDVFGFGAVVLEIVCGKSPGIQIIHGQHQFSLVDWVWMLHREGCIEEAVDERLNSNYALDEAKKLLLLGLACSHPIASERPQTQAICQIISGTMSVPSVPPFKPVFTWPSMGTAYSSTDSTVSNITLSRITVSLS from the exons ATGGTTTTTTCTCAAAGATTATCAATCATCTACTTTGTTTTCACCTTTGCCATAATTTTTGTAGCATCAGCAGCTGATCCTAGGCAATTCCCCTTTACCACATTCAGTGAAAAAACTGACCAATCTATATTCCATTTCACGGGTTATTCATCCATTGATCAAGGGGCACTTCAGTTAACCCCAGACTCAGAGAATGCAGAGGTCAGCTATTCTAACAAGTCCGGCAGGATCATGTATCACAAACCTTATACACTCTGGTCATCTGACAATGAAGACGATGATGGTGTTGCCTCCTTCAACTCAACTTTCCTCATAAACATCTATCGTGAAAAAGACTGGATTGCTGGTGAGGGGTTTGCTTTTCTTATAGCGTCGGATTGGAACATGCCTGAGCAAAGCTATGGGCAGTGGCTAGGCCTCACCAATGCCGCCACTGATGGTAATGCTACAAACCACATGGTTGCCATAGAATTCGACACAAGAAAGCAAGATTTCGACCCCGATGACAACCATATAGGCCTCAACATCAACTCTGTAAGATCAAGTAAGACTGTTTCTCTTGAGCCTTTCGACATTGAGATATCACCGGAGGTAGGCACCAACTACACCGTGTGGGTGCAATACAATGGCAGCTCAAAAGTCATTGAAGTCTACATGGCTAAGCGCATCATAAACATCCCACCAGTAAGGCCGGAGACACCGCTTATGAGGGAGCCAATAAACTTGAAACAATTTCTAAAACAAGACTCCTACTTTGGATTTTCTGGTTCCACAGGAAGCCCGGCTAAACAGCTAAACTGTGTTTTGGAATGGAATCTAGTGGTTCATGAATTCAAGACCAGAAAGGATATGACTTTGTTGAAGATCGGTGTGCCAGCATTGGTTTTGTTAGCAGTATTTGGTGTTAATTTGGGAGTTGGGTATGTCAAGAAGAGGAAAAGAACAAGTCTTGAGGAGTCCATTGTGCTCGGGACACTGAAGAGGTTGCCAGGGATGCCGAGGGAGTTCAAGTACAAAGAGCTCAAGGATGCAACTAATAATTTCCACGCGAGTATGATCCTGGGACAAGGTGGTTTTGGCGTTGTTTACAGAGGGACTCTGCGTGATTTTGATGATGCAAATGCTACTAATGAGTCTGCAGAAATTGCTGTCAAGCAATTCTCAAGAGATAACATCAAGGGCAAAGATGATTTCATGGCAGAACTAACCATCATTCACCGCCTTCGCCACAAAAATCTTGTCCGGTTAGTAG GATGGTGCTATGAGAAAGGAAAGCTTCTTTTAGTATATGATTTCATGCCAAATGGTAGCGTTGATAGGCACCTATATAAAGCTTCAAACCAGAATACACTCAATTGGGAGCATCGATGCAAGATCCTAGCTGGTGTGGCGTCAGCTTTGCATTATCTGCAAAATGAGTATGATCAAAAAGTGGTGCACCGTGACCTCAAAGCTAGTAATATATTGCTTGACTCTGAGTTCAATGCTCGCCTTGGAGACTTTGGCCTTGCCCGAGCCTTGGAACAAGAGAGGAACTCGTATGCTGAACTAGAACTAGCAGGAGTTGCTGGTACCCTGGGCTATGTTGCTCCAGAGTGCTTCCATACAAGGAAGGCTACTCCAGAATCTGATGTTTTCGGTTTTGGGGCAGTTGTGCTTGAAATTGTGTGTGGGAAAAGTCCTGGGATTCAGATTATTCATGGACAACACCAGTTTTCTTTGGTCGATTGGGTGTGGATGTTGCATCGAGAAGGGTGTATTGAGGAAGCTGTCGATGAGCGACTGAACAGTAATTACGCGTTGGATGAAGCAAAGAAGCTTTTGCTTCTTGGGTTGGCGTGTTCACATCCTATTGCTAGTGAGCGGCCTCAAACACAAGCCATATGCCAGATTATATCTGGAACCATGTCAGTCCCTAGTGTGCCTCCATTCAAGCCTGTTTTCACATGGCCTTCCATGGGTACTGCATATAGCAGCACTGACAGTACAGTTTCTAACATCACTCTTTCTAGGATCACAGTATCTCTTAGTTAA